Part of the Toxotes jaculatrix isolate fToxJac2 chromosome 1, fToxJac2.pri, whole genome shotgun sequence genome, TAATGATACCCAGAGGATGATTCCTAATAGTCATGATGACTCTCTTTCTCAAGTGCCACCATCAGGCCAACATCTCCGTCCAACAGCGAATGGGCAGATTATTATGCAATTTACTGAAGACGTCTGTGCTTTCTGCAGACTGAACCTAGATTAGaaattctctttatttttttatgtttaagtttttatgtttgtgtttaagtttttcatttttaatatttgtatttgatatattttacattagtaTGACTATGACTTGTTTCTGCAAGTGCTGCAAAACCAAATTCATTTTGGGATAGTAATAAagttttttaatttcctgtggTGTACACGTAAGGTCAAAATGTCAAGTTTGCACACATTACATCTCATTAACTAAGAGGCAGACTACCATGACATTTACTGAGCACATGCTCCTGCTCCTCGGAGAAATAAAAGAGTAACTCCTGACAGTCTTGTGTttgctgacctccagtggtttaacttcTCACTGGTGCAGTGACGTACTCCAGCACACTGTGACATCAGTGTTGGATGTGGCTACAGGTACAAGAAAGCGCACTTCTGACTACACCCATCAGTGATGCTGTGTGTAATCAGAGGTGTAAAAAGGCTTCAAAGTTTCAACCAAAGGCAGtgaagcacttttttttcctggttgcTCTGTGAGCTTTTTACCTTCCCTCTAATGTCACCCTCAGGACTCCACCAAGAACAAAATTGAAAGAACTGCAGGAACAATAACGTGGGATGTAACTAACATTTCAGTCTCTAGTGGGCAACTAGCAGAGCTTCGGACGACTTGTTGGGCCAAAGGTCAAAGGATAAAGCGGGATCAGCTGTACTCACCATAGAGGTAGGAAATCCCCACCAGCTCGAAGATAGCAATGATGACCAAAGAGTAGGAGGCTGCGAATGTGTCCACCAACTGCAGCATGTACATCCCACTCTgtcacaaacacgcacacacacacaaaatattacaaacatGATTCAACGCTTCGTCTTACAGTACAATgacacccctccctctctgtcttctacCTCTGACTTGTCCACGGTCATAACTTTCACTCTGGACTGTAGCAGATCATAAGAAGTGACATGTGTGAATCGTACTCTGGGCTGGCTTTTTCCCTCTGAAGCTGTCTGAGGGGATTTTAATAAGACTCAGCCTCTCTTGTTCCACTCACTGAGTCCTTCCTCTGAAGGCCGCAACTTCACTTTACATGCTTAAATCTGTTGGCTTATTCAAAGAAAGAGTCGCAAGGCACAGGGAGAATGCTCAAGTGCCCCCGCCCCCTCCCACGGTGTGACATCAGTGCGTTCGTTTATACTGTagatgtgtgtctttgtgtctgtgtcgtACCTCTGTGATCATGGGAAATCCCAGGATGAAGAAGGAGACACAGCAGACCAGGGTGAAGAGCGGTTTGTGTTTCCTCAAGTATTTGGGGAACTCATCCGACACCGAGGTTACGATGGTCTCAATGGTGGCAAACTGGGACAGAGACGAGTGGGAGGAAAAAGGGAGACAGGAGAAtaagagaaaaagtgaaaaatgtgaggaggggagagaggtgaTTCTCCTATCAGaccagtcagcagcagctttgcCTCATTTGAGTAAGATCAGTATCCGTATCCACTGGTGTGTGGCACTCGTCTTCACTTCACccaataaacacattttaacttaatcttatttatttacaaaacaaataaagaacatTTATTCTAATTCTGAGcgagagaaaacaaagcaagaaaacaaattatgATGAAGAATTTGAATTACAATGGAGAGACCTGACGGGTGAAGTCTGTCTGGAGATTAACAAATGTTACATAATGGTAAAAGGGGCTCAGAACCCGGAGGACAGCAGTGGATGAATACACAAACAGGCAAATTGAGAGGAGTtggtccagtgtgtgtttgtgtgcatactATTGAAACCCACTGGCACCGAGCTATCTGCCACTTCTCcgctcctctccttcctcctgagCTCCCAAAGCTAATTTCCTGTCAACATCCCAAGCCTATTACCGCCGAGCTGCTTTCTACAACAAAGCCACCAGCTCGCTCCTCGGAGCTGCCGCTGCCAAGGCAAAGTAACATCATcatttactgttactgttgaCTTGTGTCTTAATGCGCCGCTGTGCCCTCTGCTCGGCTCAGGAGCACCACGGTGCACTTTGAGGAGTTGGTGTTGTATGTGGATTGTGCGTATTGTTTGCCCGGGATCGTACCTGGAGACGCCCTGGACTGTAAAAGCATCTCTGAGACTCAAGTGTTTGTTCACTGAAGTTGCATCAGGAATGAGTCAGGGCAGTAACTGTCACAATTAGAGTTTTATAACTTAGAGCTGTAGTGGTGCATGGGTTGTCCTGAAAAGGAGtcactttaaagctgcattagctgtttttttttttttctttggctgcTTGAgggcagcaaaacaaacagaaaatataatattCACATGTTGTAAAGTTATTATGGTAAATATTTCTCAAGCACATAGAGCAACCACATTATCACTCATTTGGAGTTGCATTTGTGGCAACCACAAATTATTCACTCTTTCATTATCTCCAGTTTGGTACATATGAACTCCACATTATTCATTAGCTAATTGCTAACATTGTCTGTTTGCCCTTTGGTCTCAGCCAGAAAATGTACaatgggtttatcagagctctttttttttcttctttttgcattttctgaATGCAGCCTGTATGCTTGTGTttgctgtaaaaccaaaacaatcagctgaaagacactaaaacccTTTTAAGAGTCggagggaactgcagagttgggtgataattctctgtgggtatGTCACCACAAGCAaaacctttcacattacacaaacACGTTTTAtccattgttaatgtaaaaatattgattagagtGAATGGAATGATGATTTTCAATAAATATTTCTCAGAATAGCAGAATAACtggataataaataaatgataataaatggGACATGAAAGGCAGATACATATCCACATGGATTTAAAAAGTATCATTTCAAAAgccttttaaaaacatttgtgatttccattttaaaatataattatcaATAAATAATCTAAGGACAGATTAAGGAAACAGAATTAGTAACTGATAAATGTAATAATCTTTTTCACTTTGAGTTTATTCACGTCACTTAAATGCAAATCTAATCAATTCATTTATAATAGTTTTTTCAGAATGATAATTTCTTAATTGATAATAGTTAAATACTGTAAAAGCTGCTAAATATTCTGGTGGCACACCCAGAGCCTGAGGTGATGTCTTCCAATACTCACGTTTGGAACTCAAAGGCTGGGCCCACCTTACTTAAATGCACTTGAATTGTACTTACACTCAGAGCTATTTCAGTGTTGCTATTCTAAAGCTTTAAGGTAAACTTAGTTTCACTCACTCCAATCACGCAGACCCCCCACTGCTCACGTACCTGGAGTGCTGGAGCACTTCAGCTGAAATCAGCCGCAGTGGGTGGTTTGTGTGGGTTATTATGTTAATTGGGTCAATGTGTGCGGCGTTCGCACATACAGAAGCTGGATGACGCTACAAAGTTGAGTGTTTACTTCGGAGCAAACTAAAGTCAAGAGACCCTTGTTTCCAACAGAAAgattgatgttgatgttgtgaGAGTTATAGATCGTcaccaacagaaacacagactgattATTTGTTGCAGTCACAACAGAAACTGTGTTTTCTCGCAAACCAGCATCCTAAAAGAATTTACAAAtgcttttagaaataaaaactgatcaCACTCATTTGTGAGAACTCACTGACTTAAATCATAAGACAACTCTAAACCTCTGCTCTCCTTATGAATGTGAGGTTCACTACgaatcaaatgactgtgtgaaaGGCCTTGTTTGCAGTGATGGATCAAAACAGAATAATCACTAACTTGTATTTAAATTCATCTTGTAGACAGAAACTCAACTCCAGTTGGCTAATAAAGTTACTCTGTGCCTGCTGTAACTTAGACTCCAAGGCTCGGGAGTTGGCAGAGATAACTAGTTAGGGTCAGGATAAGGTTTGGGTCAGGTTGGGTCTGGGTTAGAGATGAGGATAAGTTCAGGTCAATGTAAggggaaacacacagacaagagaACAGACTTCACTTCCCCCATACTCTGTGCACAAGATTTTGATTATAGATATTATGGAGCTcttctgcccccaagtggccaaaacaATCACTGTTTCAGGACAGAGATTTGTTTTGTTCGCTTACCCGGATTCAGATGAGGAATTTAATATTACAATCATCTCTGGGCATCCACTACAGACGTAGGTCTAACACTGAAAGCTGGAGATACCTGATAGCCTGGCTGCAttagaagtaaaaagaaaagaaagaaaatagtaaTAGAAATTTTATCTAGGCCAATAggttccctctgcttccagccTTTGAGCTAAGTTTGGCTAATCACTTCCTGAATGTCAGATTGTGCTCTTAAACCTGGCACTTATGGAAGTGAGAGCGGTGTAAAATAATTTACTTTTGAAGAAATTACTCTTGAAGATTTACCTTCATCTTCATTATAAGGACAAATGAGTCACATAGTTACCATAGTATCCAGGCCAAGAGTCAGGAGCATGAGGAAGAAGATGATCGCCCAGAACGGAGACAGAGGAAGTCTGGTCAGAGCTTCTGGATACACCACAAATGCTATGCCTgggcctgaaacacacacacacacacacacacgcgcgcgtatatacatttaaataaaagtgcacacacacaccatcaccacAGCAGATAAAAAAGATTAAACTTGTTCAGGTATGTTTCAGTGAGCAGCGccggcctgctgctgctgctgctgctgctgccacctgctggtttGGTATCTTACCTTCATCCGCCACCTTCTCTATCGGCACCTTCAACTCATGTGCCATGAAACCAATGACTGAGAAGATGACAAACCCAGCAAATATACTGGTGGCACTGTTTGTACATGTCACAATAATAGTGTCCCTgcaaggaaaaagaggagagagagaagagaaaggctAAATAAGCAAATATCTCCTTTAGTTTCTGTAAGAGTGttgtaatatttaaaacatgAGACAAGTATTAAATGATGTTTATATTCTTTTATTCAATATGGAACATCACTGTTAGGTGGACACAGATTAAAGACACAGATTAAAGATCCAACAGTGCCCTCTGGTGTTGGGAATAAAAACAGTGTTAGGCATTTACAGAAGGTGTACAGAGGGGGCGTGAactacacatatacacatctTGTAATGAAAACTAGTTGTTCACAGTCAACAAAAGCaaggatttttaaaattttacttgTTTTATCTTACGTTCATGCATGGCTGTTGTatgaggaatgtgtgtgtattaaattCATGGGTACTTTTCTGAGGGGGAAGTACCAGCACTTAAACCATGGGTATAAACTTCAGCATGTATGATTCAATCACTATAAACCGACAGATGTTAAATTTTTCTTAAAATGATTATGATACTGCTTATTCTTATATTCTAAATATATATTTGCATATTACGTGTTAGTCTAAAACCAGAGAATATCAGACAGCTAcacacaaaaatctgaaaactaaTTGGATTGGAAGGATTGTCACAGCATCGTAATGTTATttacaacaaaactgaatttCAACAAGCTGATATTGAGCCTCATGTCTGCATATAAAGCTTGTGACTCTAATATCAAcgagagaaaataaagaaacgCTGAACCGCTGGCTGCAGAGAGGCCCATTTATTATTGACATACAGATATAGTATCATGTGTCTATGGTGACAGTTGGAATTATTTGTCTGCCAGAAGCATAGTTTACcttttgtgtgtttacctgtagcAGTTATTGTGGAACTTATTGTAAGAAGAGAGAGTGATGAGGCCTCCCCACGCAGCCGACAGGGAGAAGAAGATCTGAGTGGCTGCGTCTTTCCACACctgacagaagaagagggaaagagcTGCAGGTAAAGAGCAGGAAAAGGCAAACACAGCTTTTTGCTCTGTGAATTTTGCGGCTTTTGGAATTAGGTGAGCAAACATCAGGTACCTTAGCATCACTGAGTTTCTCCCATTTTGGTGTGATGAAGTAGAGGATGCCATCGCTGGCACCGGGGAGGGTCACTCCTCTGATCAGAAGGATGACCAGCACCACGTAGGGAAATGTGGCTGTAAAATAAACCACCTGAAGCAGAGAGGGGACAAGATAAGGCAGAATTACAGAGAGTGAGGACACGATTAAGACGATCACTAACaataaaaaagctttttaataaaacagaacaccagaaatctttttttttaaacaaggactgatttttgtatttatatgtatttgtatgtttttgtcatttttacaacACAATTTTAATGGAGCCAAAGACTCAGAATTTCTGAACACAAAAACACCCCATTTATTCCAGTTCATGTACAACAAAACCAATGAGACCTGAGACCCTACATGAAATCTCAGTGGGTCTCAGGTGTGTTGCATGTCACCTCTAtggccagcagagggcagcatgATACAAGAATTTCATCTGAATTGTCTTTATCTCCTGGATTCACCCATTTCCACAAAAAACAATGCACTCGAATTGTAAACTCAAAATCCACCATGAGAAAATATCACACTATTCAGACACTGTGGTTGTGcctatatttttaattttttcaaaaGATGTCTATAAACATTGTGTGAGAATCTTCTGATTGAATTGCCTTTCCATTTACACTTGCAGTGTGAGCTTatagtcaaaaaacaaaaagcctttaaaacaataatattaTCTTAGTTATAATGaacatttatgtgttttatttagtgACACTGAATCAAATCTAAATCCTTTCAAAACCATTTTCAGATCTACTTAGGTCATTTGTgtgagggttttgttttttttttttactgctctcAGTGAAGTCTCAAAATAGGTTTCAgctattttaaataaaaatgtataactTTATATTCAAAggcaaaaactaaaatactgaCATTCAGCAAAGTTTTTCAACACAGGTTTCATATAAAACCTATTTGGCTATTTTCTCAACTTGGGTCTGGATCTGAAACGGTTAGGGGTTCAGAACCCCTAACCATTTACTTCTTGCATATCACGCACTAGGTGCACTTTGCCACTAGGTGGCACTCTGATCACTGAGGGAACTGAACACACTTTCAGTTTCCCTTCTGCTGCTGGACAAGGGTGtgcacagcagaaaacagaggatTAGTTCACggggtgtttgtgttttgttaccTTCCCTGATGACTTGATTCCTTTGGCTAAAGAGGCGTAGACGATGAGCCAGGCCAGGAAGAGACAGCCCGCCAGAGGCCAGCGGATGTCTCCTGGATATTCAATCCCTTTAGAGATGTGCAACACATTGTACCTGCAGGTGTGATTCAAACAACAAAACTCAGCATGAAAACTACCAGCACTACATCtaaaggaataataataataataataataaagataaaacaTAAAGCTGCACGCTGCTAATTCTTTTCTAGCAAGTCATTTATGTTTATTACTGAATCATACAAGTCATATGTTTTTACAGCCAGTGCAGTAAAATTATTTCCATCTGTTTCTGACAAAAATCAACTTGATTCGATTTTTCCAGAGTCAGGCCTTGTTTTTCTTAATGCTAGTTCAGAGTGATGCCTTATTCTGTCTGAAGAATGAAGATACTGAAACTCGTTTCTAGTATTAAGTTGAAagttgtgttttgcattttgtaatATTTGTCCTTTTCACTGGACATAAACAGTAACACACTTCTTTTTtgggtgtgtttttgtacaaCATTGTCAGTTGTGAAACATTTGTAAAACCtttggtgatttttttaaacaagatggcttttttgttttgatcaCATTTTCAGCCAAGCCTGCTCTTAGTGCCTATAAACCTTTAACCACTGCCACATGACATTGTTTTGAAGGAGCTAAAAAGCCAAACATCTGCATGAGATGAGcaaatatcagattttttttctcatctgttttattttattttacttttttaactatgaaaataagacttGCAAACTGAACTATATAGGCCTAAAGTTTGTTATTATCCAGTTTAAATTCTACTTTAAATTGCTGGGTTTGGGTAAATCAGCCAGAAGATTCACTTACTTGAAGTACTCCTCACTGGGGCTGACGTAGGTCTTGTTGCCGTCCACAGTCATGTTTAAGAGTTTAGTCAGGTTTCCCACAGCATTTGCggacagacagaaagtggaGTTCTTGATGGAGGAGATGTTTCTGTCCCGCAGGATGCACGAGTCTGTTCCAATCAGAAACCAACACACGTCAACTGGGAGAGACTGGCAGAGTGCAGCTGTGGGACAGAGTTTACTGTCCACTCAGGTTTTCACACTGAAAGTAAAGTGGGAGCGAACAGATGGACCCGATTTATAGAAAAGGAGGACTGACAGGAGGCTGCTGCACCAGTGTGGAGCCTCAGAGGGAACCGTACCTCCGTACGCAGCTGTGTTAGACTgagttttttgttcttttagaTACACAGCGAGATATGCACAATAAAAATGATCTGACCTCATTTCAGACACTTTCAAAAGGAAAGATAAGAAAACCTGCTTTGCTTTTGActgcacaattttttttgttcagacaAATCAGGTAAAATGTGCAgacaaaagtgttttttttatgttttgggtTTGAGAATAACATCCTGTGTATTTAAATTCAACACTAAAATAACCCAGCTGCTCAGTGGCAGAGGAAGACTGCAACTGAATGAGGTGAACAgaataacacaaacacttgaATCTTGGATGAAATATTCACCACATAGAATTGTAAGATTATAGGATGCACAAATTATATGTTTGCAGGGCCTGTGCATCAAACTGCAAAGGTGTTATCATTTTTCCACCCTACCACGCGTGGACAACATATtaatatactatatataataACTATATGTTGCATAATTAATctaatttccatttttattattaagtaacgcagatttttttttcttattaacgAAGCTACTGCTTTATCTGttattttcctcatttataagacagagagagagagaggcagagagacgacaGTGTTGAATGGGCCTGTAGTTGGTGTTGCCGCCTGCAGGCGTCAGTCTCGGGCtcactgcagcactgcagcagctcagtctgtacagtaaatttgTCAAGCAAGCAGTTTTTGTGCTGAATTCACAGAATCGCTGATGGCAGATTTTACACAGAACGAACGGGATTTCGATGTTTGTTCGACGCAGATCGACGTTAAAGCGCCTCCGCGCCGCTGCCCGCGCATTTTCTCACAGTCAAAACTGAAATTTATCCACAGATTCATTAAGATCAGACCAATAACAGGCTGTTCCAGctgttcactgcagcttcaaagGATTAAAAACGGCTGTGATCACAGTCATTGTCGCACAAAAGAAGAATCGAAAAAATGTAATGGCACGTTTGTTTGTCACATTGAGGCCCTGATCACATATGACTGACCTCTGTCATTAAAATGAAGGAAATGTTTAACTgactgtgaagtgtgtgtgtgtgtgtgtgtgtgtgtgtgtgtgtgtgtgtgtgtgtgtgtgagggtgaaaaCACCGCAGAGATCACAGGTCAGGATTCATTATACTGCAGGACACCTCGGCTGAGGGAGTCATGACGCATTGCGCATTGTGAAGAGAGAGGTGCTTTTAGTggatgtgtgtaagtgtgtgtgtgtgtgtgtgtgtgtgtgtgtgtgtgtgtgtgtgtgtgtgtgtgtgtgtgtgtgtgtgtgtgtgtgtctgtgtctgtgtctgtgtctgtgtgagtgaaggTGTGTGTCTTACCTAACAGCAGCATGTCTTTGTCCTTACATTCCACCGTGTTCCACTCATTCCTACAGTTAGCCCATGGCAGTGAGCCCTTCAACGAAGCGAACAGGTAGTACAGTGTCCAGCACATTATAATATTATAGTATATGGCTATCAAGACAGATATTATCAACATGGCAATCCCGCaacctaaaataaataaatgagacgAAATATATAAATTACTCTTAAGAAAACGTAGAGAACTCGTGATAATAAgaaatgagttttatttttgaatgttcCTTCAGCTGAGCGGCTGTGGCAGTTTACCTTGTAGGGCCGGGATGCATTTCCACACTGACACGGGCCCCTGGCTGGCAAACTGGCCCAGGGAAACCTCCAGCAAAAAGATAGGGATCCCGGCAATGCCCAGCATTGTCAGGTAGGGGATCAAAAAAGCTCCTGCAGGGAAATTAGAACACCAGGCTGCAGAGCGAAGCTTAAGAGCCAGAAAAAGGCTGAAACTTACACGAACacgatgtaaaaataaaataaaaataaaggtaaTATATATGTAGCCTGCACGCGTCTCATCTGCTGATATTTAAACATTACACAGGACGGATCATTACGCTGATTAatgaatcaaaataattaattatcTGTAGATGGCTCCgagcaaataataataataataataataataataataataatgccgTTTTACAGCTttcttaatttaaataaattattttgtgcatttttccttatcctatttttgtttctttatttttttaatgaaaataatctctCCTCTATAAAATCCTTTTATCACAGTTTTagtaaagtatttttttaagtaaaaaataataaaatgagaaatataaattaataaataaaacaaaaaaatcgaTTTCCTGAactgatttttctgtttccatctctctgtgtcAGGAATTAAAGCCACTGACCCAGAACTCTTACCTCCACCGTTTTGGAAGGCGAGATAAGGGAACCTCCACACGTTCCCCAGTCCCACCGCATAGCCCACCATGGACAGAATAAAATCCAGTTTATTGGACCAGTTTCCTCTGGCCTTATTCTCATCTCCCCCCTCGTCATCGTCGTCAgcctgagaggaaaaaacattcattcactctgcaaaataaaaaaaaactgcctatAGGCACAATAGACTCCAATCATTAGTaaacacaacaataataatagtaataataatgataataataaactaataaaagCACCGACCTGGGCCTGAAAAGCGGGATTTAATGaagggaaaaatacaaacaagtgAACAAGTCTTCAGtcaacaaccaaacaaaataCCCCtttaacataaatacataaCTGGGAGTAGTTAAGCAGCTCAGTAAACCTTATTCTGGATTTTTCCTTCatgttgattttgttgtttacaGTTGCTTTTGATTGTCATAGTTCAGCCTGTATATGAAACTCATATTTAACTGCACTCACAGGCCCATTATTGCCATGAAATGATCatcctaaaacaaacacaaaaaaaaactaacttaCCACTTAATAAAAACAAGGAagcaaatacaacaaaaatgtGTAATTACAACTGCACCGCAGGATTTGACTGAGCAAAGTCATAAAACAGACTGGATGAAGATTCAGAGATTCAGATAACACCATGcatgggaatgtgtgtgtgtgcctcttttgcgtgtgtgtgtgtgagggatggGTGGGGAGGGGGTACCCTCACGTGGACTGGAAGCAGTCCGCAGTCTCATGTAATACAGTGCTGTCTATCTACTGTATAACACCTGGGCTTCTGGGCCGTACCAAGTGCGTCTGCTGGGAGCAGGGTAACACCGAAAATACCGCGAGAGCATGATTTAATCCACTTTATGATTAAACGTGATGTAACCGTGAGCAAacatcaagcaaaaaaaaaaaaaagactgaaaactggTTTATATCTAAAAAGACAAATAGTTTAATTCAGGACGAATGTTCCCTCCGCCCTGTCTGCTAATCTGACGATTCCTCACTCTCATTCATGAATAATGTTTTTCCGGATTTTTAGCTGACATAAGCGGGTTTGAAAGTTTTGATGGCACATCAGTCTGGTGCAGAGGGATGAGGACGCCTCACAGCTCAGGGTCCACGTAAAATACTTCTCAgtacattaaaagaaaactgactCTGGAGCCTGACTATCAGTCTGTACCCGCTCTGGTCCCGCACAGTTTATCCCCGCATTAGTTCAGCAGCCTGAGCTTATGGTAAATTAACCACTGCCACGAGTCTTTGCGGAACATATAACACACAACAGGGATAACTGAATCACAGGCCACAATCTTTTCAGATagttattataaatattttttaaacaccCCCATATAAAGGATCGGTCTACGTTATGGCCTCATAATATCTGCTCTTTTTTCAGACTATGATCCCAATGTCAAGCCACAACCATCCACTGATTCtacaaatgcacatttttaagCGCATCTTTGCTGTGACAGAACCACAAACCAGCGCCTGgaaaatcatatttttaaagGCCACACAATTTAGTTCAGCAGCACAGACATGGGTTTTCCTCTATCACCCCATCACACATCAACAGCTCTGATCTACTAAAGCTCTGCATGGCGGTAAGAGCTCCCAGGGGTATGCACCTTCCCTGCTTTGGAGACAGCAGGTTAATCCAGTCAGCTTTCTTATCAGCGACACACGGAAACCTCCACACTGCACCCGTTTCCAGCCGCTCCGCTCTCAGACCAAACGCTCTCCGTTAAGGAAACGGTTCATTTAGCTGACTTACCCCCGCCACGGTGCCGGGCTGAACAGACGTGTTCCCATCTGCTCCCAGTATGATGGTGGTCTGGCTCATAGCCGTCCAGTTGCCCGCGGTGTTGTTCTGCTCTGCGGTGGCCCGCAGCGGGTCGCCGTACTGGGCGGACCCCCCGCGGGCCGAACCGGCGGAATCCTTCCTGAAGGCCGAGTTGGCAGCCACGGATCCAGGGATCGCCGGTGGGGTGTTTTTAAACGTCCCATACGCTTTACTGATGTCCGGTTCTCCCGGTTTATTTTCCGTGGGACAAAAAGTTTTGCTCTCGTTGCACGGAGGCGGCGGCTGAGGCGCCGGGTGATGGTGAGGGGCGGGCGGCGGGCACGCAGCTGTGTTGTCCGGTTTGTTTGTTGTAAGTCCCGCAGCTCCGTCGGGCTGCTGCGCCGGGATGTAGCCGGTAGGCGCGCTGGCGCTGGCCGGTTGTTTGGCCATGTCTCTCTGGTCAGAGAAATCCTGGAGCATGGAAGTGACAGATCAGcaagagaaaaagcagcagaacGGCAGAAACCGTGAAGCTGGGAGGCTGCTGCAGCCCATCTCTATTCTGGGACTAAAAATGACCAATTCTCTTTCTG contains:
- the slc6a5 gene encoding sodium- and chloride-dependent glycine transporter 2 is translated as MLQDFSDQRDMAKQPASASAPTGYIPAQQPDGAAGLTTNKPDNTAACPPPAPHHHPAPQPPPPCNESKTFCPTENKPGEPDISKAYGTFKNTPPAIPGSVAANSAFRKDSAGSARGGSAQYGDPLRATAEQNNTAGNWTAMSQTTIILGADGNTSVQPGTVAGADDDDEGGDENKARGNWSNKLDFILSMVGYAVGLGNVWRFPYLAFQNGGGAFLIPYLTMLGIAGIPIFLLEVSLGQFASQGPVSVWKCIPALQGCGIAMLIISVLIAIYYNIIMCWTLYYLFASLKGSLPWANCRNEWNTVECKDKDMLLLDSCILRDRNISSIKNSTFCLSANAVGNLTKLLNMTVDGNKTYVSPSEEYFKYNVLHISKGIEYPGDIRWPLAGCLFLAWLIVYASLAKGIKSSGKVVYFTATFPYVVLVILLIRGVTLPGASDGILYFITPKWEKLSDAKVWKDAATQIFFSLSAAWGGLITLSSYNKFHNNCYRDTIIVTCTNSATSIFAGFVIFSVIGFMAHELKVPIEKVADEGPGIAFVVYPEALTRLPLSPFWAIIFFLMLLTLGLDTMFATIETIVTSVSDEFPKYLRKHKPLFTLVCCVSFFILGFPMITESGMYMLQLVDTFAASYSLVIIAIFELVGISYLYGLQRFCEDIEMMIGFQPNQFWRLCWAFVTPTILTGILGLSLYQWKVMTYEDYTYPTWSMVLGWLMVICSVIWIPIMFVIKMHLAPGTIIERLKLVCSPQPDWGPFLMKHRGERYRNMIDPLGTNSLGLKLPPKDFQLGSYQ